Proteins from one Deltaproteobacteria bacterium genomic window:
- a CDS encoding molybdopterin-dependent oxidoreductase codes for MKRRDFLRVIGILSGSTFISSCGSPERSKKLVSYIMPPEDGAVPGEATYYPSTCTECPAGCGLTVRAREGWPVKLEGAGGHPVNDGGLCIRGQSSLSRLYHPDRMKKPMLKSGPGRLREATWEEAIATVAQVLQESGESGKKSVYLSGRTTGTLSSLIDAFCRKAGVERLPQYEPFSHQAIREANHALFGTRDVPRYRFEDADFLLTVGADILETFISPVSFAGGLARARARGGHRWFHVEPHLSLTGANADRRIVMEPMQEWYLLAYLLREIIDRHGGGETVPAWFAGVLPPVSAVRAAGKTG; via the coding sequence ATGAAAAGAAGGGATTTTTTGCGGGTGATCGGCATTCTTTCGGGCTCCACCTTTATCTCCTCCTGCGGATCCCCGGAGCGCTCGAAAAAGCTGGTTTCCTACATCATGCCTCCCGAAGACGGGGCCGTGCCCGGAGAGGCTACCTATTACCCCTCCACGTGCACCGAGTGCCCCGCGGGCTGCGGCCTGACGGTGAGAGCGCGGGAGGGATGGCCGGTGAAGCTCGAGGGGGCAGGCGGCCACCCGGTAAACGACGGGGGGCTGTGCATCAGGGGCCAGTCGTCCCTGTCCCGGCTCTATCACCCCGACAGGATGAAAAAGCCGATGCTCAAAAGCGGCCCCGGCAGGCTCAGGGAGGCCACGTGGGAAGAGGCAATAGCCACCGTGGCGCAGGTCCTTCAGGAGTCCGGCGAGAGCGGCAAAAAGAGCGTCTACCTGTCGGGGAGAACCACCGGAACGCTCTCTTCGCTCATCGACGCCTTCTGTCGGAAGGCCGGCGTGGAGAGGCTGCCGCAATATGAGCCTTTTTCCCACCAGGCGATACGCGAGGCGAACCACGCCCTTTTCGGCACGCGGGATGTGCCCCGGTACCGGTTCGAGGACGCGGACTTTCTCCTCACCGTGGGGGCCGACATCCTGGAGACCTTCATAAGCCCCGTGTCGTTTGCAGGCGGGCTTGCCCGGGCCAGAGCCAGGGGCGGGCACCGTTGGTTTCACGTGGAGCCGCACCTCTCCCTTACGGGGGCAAACGCCGACAGGCGGATCGTCATGGAGCCCATGCAGGAATGGTACCTGCTGGCCTACCTCCTCCGGGAGATCATCGACCGGCACGGGGGTGGAGAGACGGTCCCGGCATGGTTTGCCGGTGTCCTGCCCCCCGTTTCAGCAGTGAGGGCGGCGGGGAAGACGGGGAT